The DNA segment CCGCCCTTGGCCTCGCCCCCATAGGACCCCACCCACTGACTCTTCCTTCTTGGACTGGACAGTCCACCCAGCAGAAACCTTACTCCACGGGGCCGTCCTCCTGCCTATCCCATTTCTACCTGCATTACCCCTCTGCCAGGGCCTGCTAGAGTCTTAACTCTACCGTCCATCCTACTCTGCCTGTCTCCCTGACCCCACTTACCTTCAACATGACCTTGTCAGGTCCTCCCAAGAGACTTTTCCCTCTAGACCCGCCCACATCAGTCCTCGCTAGGAGTTCCGTCCCTGGGCTGTTTGTCGCTCCCTATCCACAGCATGTGGAGTTCCCAGTGTGGGCCCTTGGGACTGTGTTGGATACACCATGGTTTTGTCCGTGGACAATGGCATGCCTGTGGTGCACACCAGGAAGATGACACAGGTCACCAGAAGGGCAACCAGGTAGAGAGACAGGGACACCAGCAGGAGCAGGAACCACTGGATGTTCCGATGCCCAATACAGTTGTTGACCCACCTTGAGTGATGGTCAGACTCCTAGCCTCCATTACACCCAAAAGTCAAGTCCCCCCAAATTCTGTGCAACCTACTCTGCCCTACACACGGGCTCCCAGCTCCTGAAGAACCTGGCATTTCCATTGATAGAACATAGTTTGGACTCCATGGCTCATGAGATCACCTGTCATGAGTGAGGTCTTTAGAGATAAGACCTGCCTGGTGTCACTTGGAGCAGGGTATAGAATAACTCTGGTCTTCTATTTTCTCAGATACTAGACAAGGATGTAAAGAACTCTCATACCCAACCAGCCTTCTGCACTTGGAAGTCCGTCCAGGGTGTGCACATGAGAGAAGAGCACTCAGAACTCAGGAACCCCTCCAACTTGGACACTCAGAGAAGACAGGCAAAGATCCCCTACAGGGCAGAACCTGGCCTAGGATCTGGGTATCGAGTATCAGCAAGCAGGGGATGGGACAGGGGCTGCCTTTCCTCCACTGACTCCACCAGGCTCAGCACAGATGTGATACCCTTTGCTTGTCAGCATCTGTGCAAAGAAGGCCTGTCTCTCAGGACAGGTGCAGACACAGTGGTGATAACAGATATGAGTGACCAAGTGTGGCAGAGAGCCACCCTTATCAGTCTGAGAAGACAGTCTCATACCCACCTCTGGCCCACTTATGCTGTGAGGTTCCCAGTCCGGACCAGGTGCCCCAGGCTGGGTTGGTGagtggacagggaggaggagtcCTCACCTCCACGCAGATGTTACAGGTCGCACAGTGGAGGGTGCGAGGTGTGCGGTGGAACTTGCATTGATGACACCAGGGCATCTGGAATGCGTGACTGAACATCCAGGCAGTGTGTCCTGCTTCCGGGTCCTGCTCCAAGGAGCCTGGCATGGGAAGAGTTTTGGGCAGTGTCAGGAGGCCCTTCCTTCACCCTGCTGCTTGGAGCAGCCCCATAGCATCACTGGGCAAGaagaagggtggggaggaggtgtcCAGGGGAATCCTGGTCCATGTTGAGCAAGCTGACCACTCAGATGGGCTGGCAGTCAAAGAGAAGGGCTTTCCAGCCAGAAGCGCTCTCTGCAGAGCTCCACCCTTGGGAAGAGAGATCAGTGCTGGATGTCGTGTGTGAAATGGGAAGGAGCAAGAGTGAACTGTGCTTTGGAAGAGCCTGCTGGCCTCTCCTGCCAGCCTGCCCAGTCCTCCCTTCTAAAGTAACTGGGAAACCTCCAGGATTCTGTTTTCTCACACCTCAATGGCTTGGGAAATGAAGTGCCAGGGCCTAAGTCATGATGACGTGGAGTCAGGGATCCTGAGCCCATAGGTGGGCTTCACACTTTAGAAATCACCCCTGTGGGCATCAGCCCTTGGGGTACCACTCCTTCTCCCAGGTTTCTGAGGACTTACCTCGATGTAAAATGCCTGGGTCCGAGATGTTCAACGATACCAGGCTCCAGAGGCTCATTAGGAATAGAGGGCCGGTGACCAGGACAAAAGCCCACTCCCCATTGCCCACCAGCCATCTGCATCTGAAACCAGAGCCAGACTCACTTCTAGTCTGGGCCAACCCAGAGCTCCCCACGAGGCCTGGCTCACCTGAGGTTGGACTCACAGACCTTAAGGACAGGGGTAAATATCCAGGCTAGAGACACACCATGGAGACTCCAGCTAATGTCACCAGCACTCCCAGCCACCCGCAGTTCCCTAGATGCCTCAGGCACTCTAGACCTCTGAGCTGCTAACTGTAtatccttctttccctcctgacCCTCTGTCCCCACTCCCCTGCCTCTTCACTATCAttgtctattttctcttttatctctttgtaAGAAGCCTGAGAGCTTCCATGGGAGACTCACGGGTAGGCGAAGAAAGCTGCACTCACATTGAGGAGCATCATGATGACAAAGGAGGCAAAAAGACTTGGTGTGAACCAAGTACTGCCAACCTCAGGTTCGCCAGGGGGCATCACATCCTCAGAGACAGTCATGGCTATGCCTGATTCTTTTGGGAAATGGGAACCAAGTGTTATCTGTGTTAGGTTCCCACCCAGAGTGCCATGACAATggtagggaaggaaagaagtatCAAGTGTGAGGTTCTGGTGGGGTTTGGACTGCTTCCAGTGACTTCTGAGGtcacccttcccccacccccacaaactCACTTGTTGCACACTGGACATCCTGCTCTGTCCATGTTGGCTGTGCTGGAGCATGTGATGatgtggatgtggtttgtcctccATAGTTTCACAGGCTGGGcacttggtcctcagtgtggcagtgttgaggTGGTAGAAGCTGTAGGAGTTGCGGCCTAGTGTGAGGTGTTTCCTTCCCTGGGAATGGTGCCCTCGGAAGGGAGTGATGTGCTTCTCATGGCCCCCAGTGGTTCCTGTGAGAGTGGGTTGTTCTGAGAAGAGCAACTCAACTGGTCCCTCCCCAAGTTTCTGGCCAGGCAGCCTCTTCCCCTCACAtgtcctcccaccatgatgccattcACCATGTTGGGATGACCCTCACCAAAGCTCGGTTACAGGGGCTGCCAAATCTTGGACTCTGGGCAAAATAACATCATCTTTTTACAAAGCACCCAATCTTGAGTATTTTTTAGAGCAAAATAAGAGGAAGCAAGCTAGTACATAGTCTCCGGGGAGTTGGCATGGGGAGAATTTGGCCGATTCTCATCATCCTTTCAGGCCTGGTGCTAATTGAAGCAGAAAGTGCTCATTGCTTATCCTATCTccacttctttgtttttgtttttgttttgttttgtattaacAGAGTTCCAGTTTTTGGAAGGAAGTAGAAATCTACCCCACTAAATAACTTGCCCATCTCTCTCATTACCTGGGTAGGCTTTATGACACAAGTTTGTTTAAAGAGGTGTGTGCAAATGTCAGTTGAGGATTTCTGGGAAAGCTTTTGCCTTTTCAATGAAAGGGAAGATGATGCAGTTGGCAGAGCTCTGTGCCCCTTCTTCCTGTCTCAAAGATAGACCTGCTGTCTGGGGTGCCACCTGGGACCCTTGGGGCCGTAAGTCATGATACCCGGACACAACTTGTGACCTTGTTGAGTCCCTGTCCTATCCCTCAACTGCATCCCCCTGAGCTGCATATTATGAGAAGGTAACTGGGTTTCTGTTACACTGACATGTGTCATCGTATTGGCCAATGAGCCCCTGGGAGCCTCTGGGTTTGGTGGATTCTTCCTATCATTAGTCTTGGTGAGGGGCTGAAAACATTTTCCCATCCCAGTTGGAGCTAAAAATGGCTAAATACTTGTGACTTCTCTCACAGTGATGACAGAGGCATGTGATCCAGGTGACATCAATTTCACCATAGAACTGCTACCACCAACTGAGTGAGTTGTCAGTGATGAGATGCTAGGAATTGCACAGAGGTTCAAAGACCATATGTAGTGCCCAGCACctttttgaactggggattgaacccaggggcatggaGCCCATCCCttgtactttgagacagggtctctctaagttgctgaaactggctttgaacttgagatcctcttgcctcagcctcccaaactgctgggatcacaggtatgagCCACTATGCCTgatcaaggaaattaaattgaTTAAACCTAGAGCAAGACTGGTGGCATTGAGACCAGGtcaaaaggacagtcagtgtagatattaaataattaggtcaggaagatgggggctgattcaaaaggaaataaaaggctaATACCTCCATAACCTCCCCCACGTTTATCTGCCCCCATGGAACTGTTTCTACCATCAAGAAGTTGTTACTGTGTACCCTCttggtggctcccttcctgcctttctgggCATTTGTAGAAAATAGAGAGAGGTACCAGAAAGGTTCCCTTCCCACCTTTTTGCCCCTTAGGCAGAATGGGAGTAGGGGGACATGAGAGAATGGAAACCCTGAAATCTAGTAAAGGGTTCATGACATCCCCACTCCCTGGGCCACCATCTCTGGACCCCTGCTTCTTCAGatgtccctctctctctgtctttctcttctgtttttttaaataaaacttcttgCTCTTGCCTTGGCATTTTTGGtggtttaatcttcaacacctggGGTCGGGAGAATGGGACccgatcctgattttcaagactggtTTCAGATGTGGGCTCTGCACAGATCACCACCAGGGTAAGCTCCTCCACACCCCACTTCTTTCTGAGGTGtgcctttctgtctttctttctggaggacaAAATGCCCACCTGACTAATTGAATGCAGTTAGTGCCGGCTGCCCTCTTCAAGACTCGGGTGCCAGGATTCTTGGCCTGTGTGGCCTCTAATTACCCGTGCTGCAGGTCGGGCACGTGGGGGTCTGCCAAAGCCCTCTCTCACTATCCTGTCCAGGCTGGGAGCGTGTCTGGTGTGAGTTCACAGTGTTCGTGATCCAGGTCTGCTTCTGGATGTGTGGGGATGGACAAAGGGTTGGTGCCACTGTGAGATTCTGGCCAGGGTCACTCCCCAGTGAACATCAAATATTTCTCCCCGACTCTTCTCCTAACCACCCTTATGGGGCATCCTGTAGTGACTGGTTGATGAAAAAGGTGCTCTCCAAAAGCCCCAGTGACACACACCTTCAGATGAGCCAAACTGCAGTCTTCCTGAGcattcccctcccctcactgaTCAGATTTCAGCCCTTGAGAGACATTTCACATGGACAGGTTCCTAAAGAAACGACTAGATTCCCTTTGATCACATTTCAAGACTTTCCAAGCCTGTAGGGCTTCTCCCCATTGTTGTTACTGTGCAAAggaggcattttctttttttttttttttttttgtttatttatttttaacgtttacatagggtaatgatgtttattttatttttcccctccccccacccctcccacccctcttttccctctatacagtccttctttccttcattcttaccgctctccttagcctaaatctaaacctaaccctaaacctaatgctaacccctcccaacccccattatatgtcctcatccgcttatcagcgagatcattcgtcctttagttttttgagattggcttatctcacttagcatgatattctccaatttcgtccatttgcctacaaatgccataattttatcattcttcattgcggagtaatattcc comes from the Sciurus carolinensis chromosome 9, mSciCar1.2, whole genome shotgun sequence genome and includes:
- the LOC124992762 gene encoding palmitoyltransferase ZDHHC19-like; the protein is MTVSEDVMPPGEPEVGSTWFTPSLFASFVIMMLLNVSAAFFAYPCRWLVGNGEWAFVLVTGPLFLMSLWSLVSLNISDPGILHRGSLEQDPEAGHTAWMFSHAFQMPWCHQCKFHRTPRTLHCATCNICVEESDHHSRWVNNCIGHRNIQWFLLLLVSLSLYLVALLVTCVIFLVCTTGMPLSTDKTMVYPTQSQGPTLGTPHAVDRERQTAQGRNS